Proteins encoded together in one Solanum lycopersicum chromosome 7, SLM_r2.1 window:
- the LOC112941797 gene encoding protein neprosin-like, with protein MTPNFTRVGFWPQSLFTDLKSFATNVDWGGVVYSPPGVPEPPMGSSQFPIENTLYDAYCTDVTIVNEKGKTIEVDSTITHTDYPYKVEFKELSHGAKDKYFVIYGGPGESTHV; from the coding sequence ATGACACCAAACTTTACGCGAGTAGGTTTCTGGCCACAAAGTCTCTTCACTGACTTGAAAAGCTTTGCTACGAATGTTGATTGGGGAGGAGTTGTATATAGTCCACCAGGTGTACCAGAACCTCCGATGGGCTCAAGCCAATTTCCTATTGAAAACACTTTATATGATGCTTATTGTACTGATGTTACAATTGTAAACGAGAAAGGAAAAACAATTGAAGTAGATTCAACAATCACACATACCGATTATCCATACAAGGTTGAATTTAAAGAACTTTCACATGGTGCAAAAGACaagtattttgttatttatgggGGACCAGGTGAAAGTACACATGTTTAA